The Anaeromusa acidaminophila DSM 3853 region GATAAACTTTCCAGCGGCGTTCCAGCCGCCCTTCGTTATCCGCTCGGCGCAGATCAGCAATCAATCGGTCCATACTGACAAAATACACGGAAAGACCTTTGCGAATCGCTTCCGTGGCAAGACCGATCGCCAGATGGCTTTTGCCAACTCCCGGCGGCCCTAGCAAAATGACATTTTCTTGGCGATGCACAAAACTCAGTGTTTCCAGTTCGCGAATCAATCGTTCATCCAATCCAGGTTGAAAGCTGAAATCAAACTCGCCAAGATTCTTCTTTTGCGGCAGACGCGATAGCTTTAATCGCGTTTCCTCGCTGCGCACTTTTCGGACATCGTTTTCCGCATCCAGCAGTCGGTTTAAAAAACTCAGATAGGTTGGCTGCTCATGTGCTGCCAGTTCCAGATGCGCATCCAGCGCTTGCGCTGAATGCGCCAATCCAAGAGCGTCAAGGCTATCGCGAACGTGTTCTAATTCCACCATATCAAGTCGCCTCTGCAAACTGCGCGTACTCGGTTAGCGGTCGGATATACACTTGATCGAGCGGAATTTGCACGGCACAGGATGGTTCATGCGGGATACCTTGTTGTGCGGAAAGCCCATCGTATTGTCCCGTGGCGTAAACATGTTTACGCGATTTGTGGCAAACAGCATGCGTTTGGAGCAATTGTCCGGCTTCATCGACAATGATAATCTGGCCGCGTTGCAGCGCGACTTGAACGCACTTGCCGCTATTCCTCCAATGGACGCCATACAGCGCGCCATTGTAACTGACGAAGCCTTCGCGTGAAACCTTGCGATTTTCCATGCGATAAGGGTTGCAGATGTTTTCCGGCGGCAAGGCGCTCAACTTTTCAGCCGACAAAAGATCTACGGGCCGTTCGCCGGTTGTGCCGTGAACCTTTTGATTCGCCTGATCGCACCAAGCTACCGCTTGCAGTTGCAGATCGCCAAAATCAATAAATGCTCTGCCCGGAAGGAAGTTATCCC contains the following coding sequences:
- the istB gene encoding IS21-like element helper ATPase IstB, with amino-acid sequence MVELEHVRDSLDALGLAHSAQALDAHLELAAHEQPTYLSFLNRLLDAENDVRKVRSEETRLKLSRLPQKKNLGEFDFSFQPGLDERLIRELETLSFVHRQENVILLGPPGVGKSHLAIGLATEAIRKGLSVYFVSMDRLIADLRRADNEGRLERRWKVYQRPGLLLIDEIGYTHLDRYAGNLFFQLVCSRYEKGSIILTSNKGFGEWGELMGDVPLATAILDRLLHHAHVINIRGQSYRLKNRNKAGLSLIPHPPSGELLKSDGVVSS